A portion of the Collinsella aerofaciens genome contains these proteins:
- a CDS encoding DNA-binding response regulator, protein MSEKSALFMARTTRFHEFARSLTTTLGVEVSLATPDSPTAAHDFDLLILDSDGIRSDRIDQIAKWLDDRGGVPMLVIVDDEALGTLRLPNHAHADFVCPTATPNELKARAQRLMGEEETVTADDVLNIDNLEINLATYQVTLDNEPIDLTLMEYSLLSFLATHPNRAYSREVLLHRVWGFEYCGGTRTVDVHIRRIRSKVGPQIAAHITTVRGVGYLFKD, encoded by the coding sequence ATGTCCGAAAAGAGTGCCCTGTTCATGGCGCGCACGACGCGCTTCCACGAGTTTGCCCGCAGCTTGACGACCACCCTGGGTGTCGAGGTGAGTCTGGCCACTCCCGATTCGCCGACTGCGGCGCACGACTTTGACCTGCTGATCCTCGATTCCGATGGCATCCGCAGCGACCGCATCGATCAGATTGCCAAGTGGCTTGACGACCGCGGCGGCGTTCCCATGCTGGTGATCGTTGACGACGAGGCGCTCGGCACCTTGCGCCTGCCCAATCACGCGCATGCCGACTTTGTGTGCCCCACGGCGACGCCCAACGAGCTCAAGGCTCGCGCGCAGCGCCTGATGGGCGAGGAGGAGACCGTCACCGCCGACGATGTGCTCAACATCGATAACCTCGAGATCAACTTGGCTACCTACCAGGTGACGCTCGATAACGAGCCCATCGACCTGACGCTGATGGAGTACTCGCTGCTGAGCTTTTTGGCGACGCACCCCAACCGTGCCTACAGCCGCGAAGTGCTGCTGCACCGCGTGTGGGGCTTTGAGTACTGCGGCGGCACGCGCACCGTCGACGTGCACATTCGACGCATCCGCTCCAAGGTGGGCCCGCAGATCGCGGCACACATCACCACCGTCCGCGGCGTGGGCTATCTGTTTAAGGACTAG
- a CDS encoding MerR family transcriptional regulator has protein sequence MPSEHTEGLLRISEVARLLNLSVGTLRHYEQMGLLEPAYVDPASGYRYYGSRQLSTLNTIGNLRVLDLPLAQIREFVTTRDMDLMQRQLTKQQELIEHKRRELERMSRKIDQRLALLRGALNADLDTISEIEEPELRCAALHERVNPTDAYSLGWHIRQLQQGQHETFAYLGNLGVGIAPERLAAGDFDGYDEVFLLLDDTDEYLGDVETRPAARCLTISFRGTHGQAGPRYKQLLGYMREHNLAPAGPSREIALIDDIISDDPATYVTQITVPVAPAK, from the coding sequence ATGCCAAGCGAACACACCGAGGGCCTGCTCCGCATTAGCGAGGTGGCGCGCCTGCTCAATTTGAGCGTGGGCACACTGCGTCATTACGAGCAGATGGGGCTGTTAGAGCCGGCATATGTCGATCCGGCGAGTGGGTACCGCTACTACGGATCGCGACAGCTCTCCACCCTCAACACCATCGGCAACCTGCGCGTTCTCGACTTGCCGCTGGCGCAGATTCGCGAGTTTGTCACTACGCGCGATATGGATTTGATGCAACGGCAACTGACCAAGCAACAGGAGTTAATTGAGCACAAGCGGCGTGAGTTGGAGCGCATGTCGCGCAAGATTGACCAGCGACTTGCCTTGCTTCGTGGCGCTTTGAATGCTGATCTCGACACCATTAGCGAAATCGAGGAACCCGAACTTCGCTGCGCCGCGCTGCACGAGCGCGTCAATCCCACCGACGCCTATTCGCTGGGATGGCATATCCGCCAGCTTCAGCAGGGGCAGCACGAAACCTTTGCCTATCTGGGCAATCTGGGTGTGGGTATCGCGCCCGAACGTCTGGCCGCCGGCGACTTTGACGGCTACGACGAGGTCTTTCTGCTGCTCGATGACACCGATGAGTACTTGGGCGATGTTGAGACGCGGCCTGCCGCGCGCTGCCTGACCATAAGCTTCCGCGGCACGCACGGGCAAGCGGGCCCGCGCTATAAACAGCTGCTCGGCTATATGCGCGAGCACAACCTGGCGCCCGCCGGGCCTTCGCGCGAGATCGCCCTTATCGATGACATCATCAGCGATGATCCGGCAACCTACGTAACGCAGATCACGGTGCCGGTTGCCCCAGCAAAGTAA
- a CDS encoding glutamine synthetase family protein, with protein MNQQNIDYVLRSVEQRDIRFVRLWFVDILGRLKNFAISPEDLEVAFEEGIGFDGSAIEGFATPEEADMLAFPDASTFQILPWRPSHNGVARVFCDVCTPDRKPFAGDPRDALRRMFRKAEKAGYLLNVGAELEYYYFPDEHTPEPLDNVGYFDLSVSDAARDLRRNTVLTLEKMSVPVEYTFHAAGRSQHGMSLRHAEALSMSDAITTAKLIIKQQAYESGCHASFMPKPLAGEDGSAMFLCQSLFDHDGNNVFWGEDDEKYHLSDIAKHYMAGILAHAREISAITNPTVNSYKRITTGGDSVPQYATWGLRNRASMVRIPVYKPGKQLSTRIELRSPDPMANPYLVNAVTLAAGLDGIERKLELPPEATAETLKLTDRQMVEAGYTPLPRSLKEALDVFEDSQFMKDALGEHIHSFFLKKKRDEWHKFESTITEWEIKHYLANS; from the coding sequence ATGAACCAGCAGAACATCGATTACGTACTCCGCTCTGTAGAGCAGCGTGACATCCGCTTTGTGCGTCTGTGGTTTGTCGACATTCTCGGCCGCCTCAAGAACTTTGCCATTAGCCCCGAGGACCTCGAGGTCGCTTTTGAGGAGGGTATTGGCTTTGACGGCTCCGCCATCGAGGGCTTTGCCACGCCCGAGGAAGCCGACATGCTGGCGTTCCCCGATGCTTCGACCTTCCAGATCCTGCCGTGGCGCCCGAGCCACAACGGCGTCGCCCGCGTGTTCTGCGACGTGTGCACTCCCGATCGCAAGCCGTTTGCCGGCGACCCGCGCGATGCCCTGCGCCGCATGTTCCGCAAGGCCGAGAAGGCCGGCTATCTGCTCAACGTGGGTGCCGAGCTGGAGTATTACTACTTCCCCGACGAGCACACCCCCGAGCCGCTCGACAACGTGGGCTACTTCGATCTTTCGGTGAGCGATGCCGCTCGCGACCTGCGCCGTAACACGGTCCTCACGCTCGAGAAGATGTCCGTGCCCGTGGAGTACACCTTCCACGCCGCCGGCCGCTCGCAGCACGGTATGAGCCTGCGCCATGCCGAGGCCCTGAGCATGTCCGACGCCATCACCACGGCCAAGCTCATCATTAAGCAGCAGGCTTACGAGAGCGGTTGCCATGCCTCCTTTATGCCCAAGCCGCTGGCGGGCGAGGACGGCAGCGCTATGTTCCTGTGCCAGTCGCTGTTCGACCATGACGGCAACAACGTCTTTTGGGGCGAGGACGACGAGAAGTACCACCTCTCCGATATCGCCAAGCACTACATGGCCGGCATCTTGGCGCACGCGCGCGAGATCAGCGCCATCACCAACCCCACGGTCAACTCGTACAAGCGCATCACCACGGGTGGCGACTCCGTGCCGCAGTACGCCACGTGGGGCCTGCGCAACCGCGCGAGTATGGTCCGCATTCCGGTCTACAAGCCCGGCAAGCAGCTGTCCACGCGCATCGAGCTGCGCAGTCCCGATCCCATGGCCAATCCGTACCTGGTCAACGCCGTCACGCTGGCGGCTGGTCTCGACGGTATCGAGCGCAAGCTGGAGCTCCCGCCCGAGGCCACGGCCGAGACGCTCAAGCTTACCGACCGTCAGATGGTCGAGGCCGGCTACACGCCGCTGCCGCGCTCGCTCAAAGAGGCGCTCGACGTGTTTGAGGACTCGCAGTTTATGAAGGATGCCCTCGGCGAGCACATCCACAGCTTCTTCCTCAAAAAGAAGCGCGACGAGTGGCATAAGTTTGAGTCTACGATCACCGAGTGGGAGATCAAGCACTACCTGGCGAACTCCTAA
- a CDS encoding MATE family efflux transporter has protein sequence MEHDLTRGNVLKTIAVFALPYMLSYFLQMLYGMADLYMMGQFSGAAGITAVGNGAQTLYIITVTLVGLAMGTTVIVGHAVGSRRFDRAETAIGNTITLFMGVSVVLAAVLLALCPQIVALIGTPAEAVEGTAAYLRICFVGIPFIAAYNILSAIFRGLGDSRSPMYVIGVACIINIALDFLFIGHMGLGPVGAALGTVTAQTASVALALVWLKSRRTNIHVKRSDLRPQPEVLGSILKIGVPVAVQDGCIQVAFMFITVIANHRGLVDAAAVGLVEKMISFLFIVPSSMGATVSALTAQNAGAGKGDRARQVLKDAMTISVVYGCLITVLMWLVAPAFIGFFAKDAAVVAAGTGYMRSYIFDAIFAGIHICFSGFFAAYGKSYIGFAHNVLAVALIRVPGAWLLSNAYSNTLFPMGIASPCGSILSAVICVIAFTVLNRRGAFDKLVA, from the coding sequence ATGGAACACGACCTCACACGCGGCAATGTCCTTAAGACCATCGCGGTCTTTGCCCTGCCTTATATGCTCTCGTACTTTTTGCAGATGCTCTACGGCATGGCCGACCTGTACATGATGGGGCAGTTTAGCGGCGCCGCCGGCATCACCGCCGTGGGCAACGGCGCGCAGACGCTCTATATCATTACCGTGACGCTCGTGGGTCTGGCCATGGGAACGACGGTTATCGTCGGCCACGCCGTGGGCTCGCGCCGGTTTGACCGCGCCGAGACCGCCATCGGCAACACCATCACGCTCTTTATGGGTGTCTCGGTAGTGCTGGCCGCTGTCCTGCTCGCGCTGTGCCCGCAGATCGTGGCGCTCATTGGCACGCCGGCCGAGGCGGTCGAAGGCACCGCCGCCTACCTGCGCATCTGCTTTGTCGGCATTCCCTTTATCGCCGCGTACAACATTCTTTCGGCCATCTTTCGCGGGCTGGGTGATTCGCGCTCGCCCATGTACGTGATTGGCGTGGCGTGCATCATCAACATCGCGCTCGACTTCCTGTTTATCGGCCACATGGGGCTCGGCCCCGTGGGTGCGGCGCTCGGCACGGTGACCGCGCAGACGGCCAGCGTTGCCCTCGCGCTCGTGTGGCTCAAGAGCCGTCGCACGAACATCCACGTTAAGCGCAGCGACCTGCGCCCCCAGCCCGAGGTGCTCGGCAGCATTCTTAAGATCGGCGTGCCCGTGGCCGTGCAGGACGGCTGCATCCAGGTGGCGTTTATGTTTATCACCGTCATCGCCAACCATCGCGGCCTGGTCGACGCCGCCGCCGTGGGCCTGGTCGAGAAGATGATCAGCTTTTTGTTCATTGTGCCGAGCTCCATGGGTGCCACCGTCAGCGCGCTCACGGCGCAAAACGCCGGCGCGGGCAAGGGCGACCGCGCACGTCAGGTGCTCAAGGACGCTATGACGATCTCGGTGGTGTATGGCTGCCTGATCACGGTGCTGATGTGGCTGGTAGCGCCGGCGTTTATCGGTTTTTTTGCCAAGGACGCTGCAGTAGTCGCCGCCGGCACCGGCTATATGCGCAGCTACATTTTCGACGCGATTTTTGCCGGCATCCACATTTGCTTTAGCGGCTTTTTCGCTGCGTATGGCAAGAGCTACATCGGCTTTGCGCACAACGTGCTGGCCGTGGCGCTCATTCGCGTGCCCGGAGCATGGCTGCTGTCGAATGCCTATTCCAACACGCTGTTTCCCATGGGCATCGCTTCGCCGTGCGGATCGATTTTGTCGGCAGTCATCTGTGTTATCGCGTTTACCGTGCTCAACCGCCGCGGGGCTTTTGACAAGCTGGTGGCGTAG
- a CDS encoding ABC transporter ATP-binding protein, whose amino-acid sequence MRNLKILFSYLGAYRRDAILGVLFVTAETALELFIPVIMANIIDVGVPAGDINYMLLQGAYMLVCAACSLVLGLGYARTSARVASGLGANLREAEYRKIQTLAFGNLDNYDASSLVTRMTTDITVIQNAIGNGFRPMVRGPVNLVMGLVYAFALSRELAAVFAVILPMLAIVLGIITVRVSPLYRQLQTSMDHLNGVVQEDLTAVRAVKAYVRAEHECDKFDTVNTELAGTATKTFGTAVLNLPVFQLSMYVAALSILWIGGRMIIEGRLGVGSLTGFMSYVLLIMNSLMMISNVFLLLTRALTSVGRIAEVLDEEPFIANPAGDLAIAAPADGSIEFRDVSFKYRADAAEDVLEHIDLRIESGSTVGILGGTGSGKSSLVQLIARLYDATEGAVLVGGHDVRDYDLATLRDAVGIVLQKNVLFTGTVRENLQWGNPQASDDELFAACRAACVDEFLDRIGGLDGELGQGGAGVSGGQKQRLCIARTLLKHPRVLIFDDSTSAVDMATDAKIREHIARIPDTTVLIIAQRIASVMDADRIVVLDDGRVHGVGTHEELLADDNIYQEIYASQMEFAGNADTGDDGCANDPFSSVPSGLPLEGGERHA is encoded by the coding sequence GTGCGCAATCTCAAGATTCTGTTTTCCTATCTGGGGGCATACCGCCGCGATGCCATACTCGGCGTGCTCTTTGTGACGGCCGAGACGGCGCTCGAGCTGTTTATCCCGGTCATCATGGCAAATATCATCGACGTGGGCGTGCCCGCGGGCGACATCAACTACATGCTGTTGCAGGGCGCGTATATGTTGGTGTGCGCCGCATGTTCGCTGGTACTTGGCTTGGGCTATGCGCGCACGTCCGCCCGCGTTGCCTCGGGGCTGGGCGCTAACCTGCGCGAGGCCGAGTATCGAAAGATCCAGACGCTCGCCTTTGGCAATCTGGATAACTACGACGCCAGCTCGCTCGTCACGCGCATGACCACCGATATCACTGTTATTCAAAACGCCATCGGCAACGGCTTTCGCCCCATGGTGCGCGGGCCGGTAAATCTGGTCATGGGTCTCGTCTACGCTTTTGCGCTCTCGCGCGAGCTCGCGGCGGTCTTTGCCGTCATTCTGCCGATGCTCGCCATCGTGCTCGGTATCATTACCGTGCGCGTGAGCCCGCTCTACCGCCAGCTCCAGACCTCGATGGACCACCTCAACGGCGTGGTGCAAGAGGACCTTACCGCCGTGCGCGCCGTGAAGGCTTACGTGCGCGCCGAGCACGAGTGCGACAAGTTCGACACCGTCAATACCGAGCTCGCTGGCACGGCGACCAAGACCTTTGGCACCGCCGTGCTCAACCTGCCGGTGTTCCAACTCTCGATGTACGTGGCTGCGCTCTCGATCTTGTGGATTGGCGGCCGCATGATCATCGAAGGCCGCTTGGGCGTGGGCTCGCTCACGGGCTTTATGAGCTACGTGCTGCTGATTATGAACTCGCTCATGATGATTTCCAACGTGTTTTTGCTGCTCACGCGCGCTCTCACGAGTGTGGGCCGTATCGCAGAGGTGCTCGATGAGGAGCCCTTTATCGCCAACCCTGCGGGAGACCTCGCGATTGCGGCACCAGCGGACGGCAGTATCGAGTTTCGCGACGTGTCGTTTAAATACCGCGCGGATGCAGCCGAGGATGTGCTCGAGCATATCGACCTTCGCATCGAGAGTGGCTCGACGGTGGGCATCCTCGGCGGCACGGGCTCGGGCAAGAGCTCGCTTGTGCAGCTGATTGCGCGCCTGTACGACGCCACCGAAGGCGCCGTGCTTGTGGGCGGACACGACGTGCGCGACTACGACCTCGCGACCCTACGTGATGCCGTGGGCATTGTGTTGCAAAAGAATGTGCTGTTCACGGGCACCGTGCGCGAGAACCTGCAGTGGGGTAATCCGCAGGCGTCGGACGATGAGCTCTTCGCGGCTTGCCGCGCGGCGTGCGTGGACGAGTTCCTTGATCGCATCGGCGGGCTGGACGGAGAGCTGGGCCAAGGCGGCGCCGGTGTTTCGGGTGGCCAGAAGCAACGCCTGTGCATCGCGCGCACGCTGCTCAAGCATCCGCGTGTGCTCATTTTTGATGACTCCACCAGCGCGGTCGATATGGCGACCGACGCTAAGATTCGCGAGCACATCGCTCGGATTCCCGATACGACCGTGCTCATCATCGCCCAGCGCATCGCGAGCGTCATGGATGCCGATCGCATTGTGGTGTTGGACGACGGTCGTGTCCACGGCGTGGGCACGCACGAGGAACTGCTGGCGGACGACAACATCTACCAGGAGATTTACGCCTCGCAGATGGAGTTCGCGGGGAACGCGGACACCGGCGACGATGGCTGCGCGAATGATCCGTTTTCCTCCGTCCCCAGCGGATTGCCCTTGGAAGGGGGTGAGCGCCATGCCTAA
- the ligA gene encoding NAD-dependent DNA ligase LigA, protein MEQSSLFGDGVDIDTETPASADAAAPADAHAQAAARAAELRHELDYHAYRYYMLDAPEITDAAFDKMLVELQEIEAAYPDLVTPDSYTQRVGGYVSEQFTPVTHMARMYSMDDAMDLDELDAWLQRTEDALGAGSVTYTCELKIDGLGVALTYQNGTFVRAATRGDGTTGEDVSLNVRTIKDVPMHLSEAALAHMGAERERTIEVRGEVYMPKGSFVRLNDGADAEGRDPFANPRNAAAGSLRQKDPKVTARRDLATFIYAIADTDPLHVHSQREFLDWLRSAGFSVNPNVARCATPAEVHEFCAQALEHRGDLDYDIDGVVVKVDSFQQQLDLGFTARAPRWAIAFKFPPEEKQTVLREIRIQVGRTGVLTPVAEFDPVTVAGSTIARATLHNIDEIRRKNVREGDTIIVHKAGDVIPEVVGPVLDKRPADSVDWHMPEVCPVCGSPVVHEDGEVAYRCVSIDCPAQLKERLLHWVSRGCMDVDGLGDEIVDKMIAAGLIHDVADFYQLTVDDIAGLDTGRVYASSNSKKGVKKGDPIPVGLKTAEKIIAELNKSKSQPLGRVLFALGIRHVGKSVGEVIAERFLSIDKLILASEEGIAECEGIGPKIAASVKQFLAVPENLAVLERLRQAGLSLEVDLGAAHAQAAADAGVAGELADAQPLAGLTFVLTGTLVNRTRDEAGAALKVLGAKVSGSVSKKTSYLVAGPKAGSKLTKAEQLGVPVLDEDALEQILATGQVPEA, encoded by the coding sequence ATGGAGCAATCGAGCCTGTTTGGTGACGGCGTGGACATCGATACCGAAACGCCCGCGAGCGCGGATGCCGCTGCACCGGCCGACGCCCATGCCCAGGCCGCCGCGCGCGCGGCTGAGTTGCGCCACGAGCTCGATTACCACGCCTATCGCTACTACATGCTCGACGCGCCCGAGATCACGGACGCCGCCTTTGACAAAATGCTCGTTGAGCTGCAGGAGATCGAGGCGGCCTATCCCGACCTGGTGACGCCCGACAGCTATACCCAGCGCGTGGGCGGATACGTGAGCGAGCAGTTTACGCCGGTCACGCACATGGCACGCATGTATTCCATGGACGATGCCATGGACCTGGACGAACTCGACGCGTGGCTCCAGCGCACCGAGGACGCGCTCGGTGCCGGTAGCGTCACCTATACCTGCGAGCTTAAGATCGACGGTCTGGGCGTGGCGCTTACCTACCAAAACGGCACCTTTGTGCGCGCCGCCACGCGCGGTGACGGCACCACGGGCGAGGACGTGTCGCTCAACGTCCGTACCATCAAGGACGTGCCCATGCATCTGTCCGAGGCGGCGCTCGCCCACATGGGTGCCGAGCGCGAGCGTACCATCGAGGTTCGTGGCGAGGTCTACATGCCCAAGGGCAGCTTTGTGCGCCTGAACGACGGGGCCGATGCCGAGGGCCGCGACCCCTTTGCCAACCCGCGCAACGCCGCCGCCGGCAGCCTGCGCCAAAAGGATCCCAAGGTCACGGCGCGCCGCGACCTGGCTACCTTTATCTACGCCATCGCCGATACCGACCCGCTGCATGTTCACAGCCAGCGCGAGTTCCTCGATTGGCTGCGTAGCGCCGGTTTTAGTGTCAACCCCAACGTGGCTCGTTGCGCCACGCCGGCCGAGGTCCACGAGTTCTGCGCCCAGGCCCTCGAGCATCGCGGTGACCTGGATTACGACATCGATGGCGTGGTCGTAAAGGTCGACAGCTTCCAGCAGCAGCTCGACCTAGGTTTTACCGCACGTGCGCCGCGCTGGGCCATCGCCTTTAAGTTCCCGCCCGAGGAAAAACAGACTGTCCTGCGCGAGATCCGCATCCAGGTGGGCCGCACCGGCGTGCTCACGCCGGTGGCCGAGTTCGACCCGGTGACGGTCGCCGGCTCCACCATCGCGCGCGCCACGCTGCACAACATCGACGAGATCCGTCGCAAAAACGTGCGCGAGGGCGACACTATCATCGTGCACAAGGCAGGCGACGTGATCCCCGAGGTCGTGGGCCCGGTACTCGACAAGCGCCCGGCTGATTCGGTCGACTGGCACATGCCCGAGGTTTGCCCCGTGTGCGGCAGCCCCGTGGTTCACGAGGATGGCGAGGTGGCCTACCGCTGCGTGTCCATCGACTGCCCCGCACAGCTCAAGGAGCGCCTGCTCCACTGGGTGAGCCGCGGCTGCATGGACGTGGACGGCCTGGGCGACGAAATCGTCGACAAGATGATCGCCGCCGGCCTAATCCACGATGTCGCGGACTTCTACCAGCTCACGGTCGACGACATCGCCGGACTGGACACGGGCCGCGTGTACGCCAGCTCTAACAGCAAAAAGGGCGTCAAGAAGGGCGACCCCATCCCGGTGGGTCTCAAGACGGCCGAAAAAATCATCGCCGAGCTCAACAAGTCCAAGAGCCAGCCGCTCGGTCGTGTGCTGTTTGCCCTGGGCATCCGCCACGTGGGCAAGAGTGTGGGCGAGGTCATTGCCGAGCGATTCCTGTCGATTGACAAGCTCATCTTGGCGAGCGAAGAGGGCATCGCCGAGTGCGAGGGCATCGGTCCCAAGATTGCGGCGAGCGTCAAGCAGTTCCTGGCCGTGCCCGAGAACCTTGCCGTGCTGGAGCGCCTGCGCCAAGCGGGTCTTTCGCTCGAGGTCGACTTGGGCGCCGCGCACGCGCAAGCTGCAGCTGATGCCGGCGTAGCGGGCGAGCTCGCCGATGCACAACCGCTCGCGGGCCTGACCTTCGTGCTCACCGGCACGCTCGTCAACCGCACCCGCGACGAGGCGGGCGCGGCGCTCAAGGTGCTTGGCGCCAAGGTTTCGGGCAGTGTGTCAAAGAAGACGAGCTATCTGGTTGCCGGCCCCAAAGCGGGCTCCAAGCTCACCAAGGCCGAGCAGCTGGGTGTACCTGTGCTGGACGAGGACGCGCTCGAGCAGATCCTGGCGACTGGTCAGGTGCCAGAGGCGTAA
- a CDS encoding S1C family serine protease, whose product MSEYDSQRPQDAGNAGETQQQPRVQVESTPADGNNIPYVQAYDTQTGQPLGGQQVVNKHTVVKTKTKKLPIFITALAGCACGALLVIALIMSGTLNIGGGKNAVTAGASGSSTQKITIDSEDTTLAEAVSAKALPSVVSITATSSGGQNGSLSQSADESDNSGSVGSGVVLDTEGHILTNNHVVDGYDQYVVTMDDGTTYEAEFVGNDASSDLAVIKLKDADASKLTPIEIGDSSKLNVGEWVMAIGSPFGNEQSVSTGIVSALYRSTAMSSTSGNTIYANMIQTDAAINPGNSGGALVNDNGELVGINSLIESYSGSSSGVGFAIPVNYAKNIADQIIDGKTPVHPYMGATLSSVNALNARTNKLSTDSGAYVASVVEDGPAAKAGIQEGDVITKLGDDEISSADGLIIALRSHEVGEKVEITLMRGKDEKKVTVELGSDEELQNQQQNDSATDTGNGGITDEQLRQYLEELLGQQGQGQGNGQGF is encoded by the coding sequence ATGAGCGAGTACGATTCCCAGCGTCCCCAGGATGCGGGCAACGCCGGCGAGACCCAACAGCAGCCGCGTGTGCAGGTGGAGTCGACGCCTGCCGATGGCAACAACATTCCTTACGTGCAGGCCTACGACACACAGACCGGCCAGCCGCTGGGCGGTCAGCAGGTTGTAAACAAGCACACGGTGGTCAAGACCAAGACCAAAAAGCTGCCGATCTTCATTACGGCACTCGCCGGCTGTGCCTGCGGCGCCCTGCTGGTCATTGCGCTCATTATGAGCGGCACGCTCAACATTGGCGGCGGCAAGAATGCCGTGACGGCGGGTGCTTCGGGTTCGTCGACGCAAAAGATCACGATCGACTCCGAGGACACCACACTTGCCGAGGCCGTTTCTGCCAAGGCCCTGCCCTCCGTGGTTTCCATTACCGCCACTTCGAGCGGCGGCCAGAATGGCTCGCTTTCGCAGTCTGCCGACGAGTCGGACAACTCGGGCAGCGTCGGTTCGGGCGTGGTGCTCGATACCGAGGGCCACATCCTCACCAACAACCACGTGGTCGATGGCTATGACCAGTACGTGGTGACCATGGACGACGGCACCACCTACGAGGCCGAGTTCGTGGGCAACGATGCCTCGAGCGACCTGGCCGTCATCAAGCTCAAGGACGCCGACGCCTCCAAGCTCACGCCGATCGAGATCGGTGACTCCTCCAAGCTCAACGTGGGCGAGTGGGTCATGGCGATTGGTTCGCCGTTTGGCAACGAGCAGTCTGTCTCTACCGGTATCGTCTCGGCGCTCTACCGCTCCACGGCCATGAGCTCTACCAGCGGTAACACCATCTATGCCAACATGATCCAGACCGATGCCGCCATCAACCCGGGCAACTCCGGCGGCGCGCTCGTTAACGACAACGGCGAGCTTGTGGGTATCAACTCGCTTATCGAGAGCTACTCGGGCTCCAGCTCGGGCGTGGGCTTTGCCATTCCGGTTAACTACGCCAAGAACATTGCCGACCAGATCATCGACGGCAAGACGCCGGTGCATCCGTACATGGGCGCTACGCTTTCGAGCGTCAATGCGCTCAACGCCCGCACCAACAAGCTGAGCACCGATAGCGGCGCGTACGTGGCAAGCGTCGTCGAGGACGGTCCCGCCGCCAAGGCCGGCATTCAGGAGGGCGACGTCATCACCAAGCTGGGCGACGATGAGATTTCGAGCGCCGATGGCCTGATCATCGCGCTGCGCAGCCACGAGGTGGGCGAGAAGGTCGAGATCACGCTCATGCGCGGCAAGGACGAGAAGAAGGTCACGGTCGAGCTGGGCTCCGACGAGGAACTGCAGAACCAGCAGCAGAACGACAGCGCAACCGACACTGGCAACGGCGGTATTACCGATGAGCAGCTGCGCCAGTATCTGGAGGAGCTGCTGGGCCAGCAAGGTCAGGGTCAGGGCAACGGTCAGGGTTTCTAA